The Pseudomonas fragi DNA window GGCCACCCGGTAGCGACGCCCGCCAAGGTGTTCGAACATCAGCCTGAATGCGCCACGCCCGGTGCCGCCACCGGGGTAAGCATGCAAGTCCGCCGACCATAATCCACCTTCGTCCTGATGCTTGTGCCAATGCACGGCGGCTGTACGGCCCTCACGCAGATGCCCGATGGTCAGAGCAATGCTTCGCCCTTCAGGGCCACCCATCAAGTGTTCAACCGCGGACATATCGGCACTGAAAGCCGAAGCAGGTGCCCGTGCCAGCACGCCGGGGCTGTCGCTGCTCGCGGCTGGCGCACCTGCCCTGGCCACTTTGCGCCTGGCCAGCCCGGTGGTGGCCTGTATGTCAAAGGTGCTGACTGCCCCGGCAGTAGAAGGCCCCGCAGGTTGTTCGGGTTGTGCCCGAACCGGGTCACGCAGCAGGATATTGCTGTACCCCAACCGGCGCATGTCCCTGCCCATGGGCTTGCCGGCTTGCATCAGATTATTGGCCACTTGCGCAGAGACTGCCGGCCCGACAAAACCATAAATCTTGCCTTCTGGCGTGCTATGGGCCGCGACCGACAACAAGGCATTGTCCCCCTGGTGTTCGTAGAAAAAATTGACCAGCCGATGGGTTTCCTCATGGGTCAACCCCCGGGACTCTGCAATGTCGATGGCCCGTTGCGACAACCATTCGGCAATGCTCTCGGCGGAGTTGTGCACGGCCCTTCTTCTGGCATTGCGATATCCTTCATGCACCAGCAACCCCAGCAACACTCCACCCAGCAAGGCACCCGCCGTCGCGCCAATGGCCGGCATATCAGCCAAAGCCCCCAGCGCAAGACCCGCCAGGCCAAGAAAGCCAACAAAAAACAGGCCGAGACTCACTCGCTCACTCATCGTGCTGCCCGCACGTCCGTCGGCATCAGCCAGCGTCATCGGGTTATTGCTCACCATTGCATAAAGATTCAGGCCATCGACCTCTGCCGCCGGGTCAGGGCTGATCCAGCGCTGCAACCACGGCGCGTAGTACCTCAAACCGTAGTAATACAACCCGCTGGCATCGCGTTCCTTGCCCGAATAGCGAAGGGTTTTGTAACTAGCCTCGACGGCATTTTTCGCGGCCCACCAGGCAGTTTCCCCGTAGGGGTAAAAGCCTTCCTGGCTGAGCAACACCGCTTGTTCATCCAGTTCCAGGGTGCAACTGCCGGTCAGGTCCGACAGGGTGAAGCGCAACTGCTCGTCGTTGACTCCCGCAGGGCGGCCCTTCTGCCATTGCAGGGCCCTGATCGACGTGCGCCCGGTTTCAACTGTCAGCACATTGAGCCACTGGCCGGTGGCGTGGTCGCGACGCAGCTCCAGGCCCGGCAGATAAATCACTTCGCGCAGATGCGTCGTGCCTGCAGCCTTGCTCACGCGGCGCTTGAGCAGCCGCTGGCCGTGGGCGTCGTACGCATAGCTCTCGGTATCCGCCTGGCCGTAGTCACGGAGCACCTGGCTTACCTGCGCCAACTGGTTGCGCAGGTTCCAGCTCAGGGCCTGGCCCGCGGTCAGCGTCTGCTGGTTGCCGCAGCGATCGAAGCCCACGGCCTGGCCCTGGATCCAGGCATGATTGCTGTGCGCGGCCACGGTCATGCGCCGGGTGTAGCCCTGACCGCTTGAGGGCACATGGCGCATCTGCACCAGGTTGCCTCCCGCATCGTACTGATAATGGCGGCTGTAGTTGCGCCACAGGTCAGCCTGAGCGGCACCGAACACGACCAGCCCGGGCAAGGCCGGACCGCCAGCGTGCCGGGCGTTTTCCCGGCCACTGGCGTTTATCAGTTGGTACAGGCTGTCATACCCGTACACACAGGTGGCATCGCTGCGCACATTGCTGTGCCAGGTGGTGGGCTGTGCTGCATCGC harbors:
- a CDS encoding RHS repeat domain-containing protein; amino-acid sequence: MASLHRFTPSLTAFDPRGASVRTVAYQRLRVEDQPVARVRRNVFGITGALQQQWDPRLHALQGHSPGGRPAISRQYSLSGRVLRTDSVDAGWHIVLSGSGGQGLTRWDSRGSRQRHQYDGLLRRVAVFEQAGNDARERCVERLAYAPTSAGHAAFNRCGRLVRHDDPAGSVTIEHYGLGGAMTGQSRRLLKADTPPDWPAAEHLRELQLAPERFVSSWHYDALGGLQQLTDARGNQRLWRYGVEGELARVELVFSSARRKVLLERRDCNAQGQVTREQMGNGMLAEFSYDEKDGSLLRLAAYRSARRENALQDMTYAYDRVGNVLSIRDAAQPTTWHSNVRSDATCVYGYDSLYQLINASGRENARHAGGPALPGLVVFGAAQADLWRNYSRHYQYDAGGNLVQMRHVPSSGQGYTRRMTVAAHSNHAWIQGQAVGFDRCGNQQTLTAGQALSWNLRNQLAQVSQVLRDYGQADTESYAYDAHGQRLLKRRVSKAAGTTHLREVIYLPGLELRRDHATGQWLNVLTVETGRTSIRALQWQKGRPAGVNDEQLRFTLSDLTGSCTLELDEQAVLLSQEGFYPYGETAWWAAKNAVEASYKTLRYSGKERDASGLYYYGLRYYAPWLQRWISPDPAAEVDGLNLYAMVSNNPMTLADADGRAGSTMSERVSLGLFFVGFLGLAGLALGALADMPAIGATAGALLGGVLLGLLVHEGYRNARRRAVHNSAESIAEWLSQRAIDIAESRGLTHEETHRLVNFFYEHQGDNALLSVAAHSTPEGKIYGFVGPAVSAQVANNLMQAGKPMGRDMRRLGYSNILLRDPVRAQPEQPAGPSTAGAVSTFDIQATTGLARRKVARAGAPAASSDSPGVLARAPASAFSADMSAVEHLMGGPEGRSIALTIGHLREGRTAAVHWHKHQDEGGLWSADLHAYPGGGTGRGAFRLMFEHLGGRRYRVAGVRNPHR